The stretch of DNA CTCGTCCAGGTCGTCACAGTCCTCGCCGAGAGCCGGGAGTTGCCGACTCCGGTCAGGTGCTCGAAGGGTGTGCCGTGGCTGATCCTGCGTCTATACGTCTGCTTGGTGCCCGCATCTCGCGGGTGTCAACGTCGGCTGAAAACTGACCCCCTGGCGTCGGTTGAATCGTGACCCCCTTGTGTGAATGTTCGTTACTGTTGGTGGTCGGTTGAGGCTGGGGTGGCTCGGCCGAGGTCGCGGTTGCGGGTGCGGTAGCTGTCGCCCTTGAGGGCGTGGACTTCGGCGTGGTGGACGAGTCGGTCGATCATTGCGGCGGCGATGACGTCGTCGTTGAACACCTCTCCCCAGCGGCCGAACGGCATGTTGCTCGTGATGATCAAGCTGGCGCGCTCGTACCTGCTCGAGACGAGTTGGAAGAACAGGTTCGCGGCGTCGGGATCGAACGGCAGGTAGCCGACCTCGTCGATGACCAGGAGCGGGTAACGCGAGAGTTTGACGAGCTCGGCGGGCAGCACGCCGTGCTGGTGGGCTGCGGCGAGGCGGGTGACCCAGTCGGCGGCGGTGGCGAAGGCGACGCGGTGTCCGGCCTGGCAGGCGCGCATTCCGAGGCCGATGGCGAGGTGTGTTTTGCCGGTGCCGGGCGGGCCGAGGAAGACGGCGTTGTCCTTGGCGGCGATGAAGTCGAGGGTGCCGAGGTGGGCGATGGCCTCGCGTCTGATCGAGCGCTGATGCTCGTAGTCGAACTCTTCGAGGGTCTTGCGGGCCGGGAAGCGGGCGGCTTTGATGCGGATCTCGGCTCCGGAGGCGGAGCGGGTGGCGTTCTCGCGCTGCATGCAGGCGGCGAGGTATTCCTGGTGGGTCCAGTTCTCGGTCCGGGCGCGTTCGGCCAGGCGTTCGGCGGCGTCGGCGATCGCCGGGGTCTTGAGCGCTCTGGAGAGGTAGGCGATCTCGGCTGCCGTCTCGCGCCCGGTGGGCGCGG from Sporichthyaceae bacterium encodes:
- the istB gene encoding IS21-like element helper ATPase IstB, which translates into the protein MPSRTTEKPAPTGRETAAEIAYLSRALKTPAIADAAERLAERARTENWTHQEYLAACMQRENATRSASGAEIRIKAARFPARKTLEEFDYEHQRSIRREAIAHLGTLDFIAAKDNAVFLGPPGTGKTHLAIGLGMRACQAGHRVAFATAADWVTRLAAAHQHGVLPAELVKLSRYPLLVIDEVGYLPFDPDAANLFFQLVSSRYERASLIITSNMPFGRWGEVFNDDVIAAAMIDRLVHHAEVHALKGDSYRTRNRDLGRATPASTDHQQ